A window of Acropora muricata isolate sample 2 chromosome 3, ASM3666990v1, whole genome shotgun sequence contains these coding sequences:
- the LOC136910511 gene encoding SH3 domain-containing protein Dlish-like, with translation MAFFCPSQLSLKKKALPDKKPYPPDTYRPSIHGGGKGTLVYPTITKSAMKNGSTTNHRHEKRTVRIKESGFKQESLIERKIRTASFAKPANIRVKVTKSYEPTDKEELRVRKGHCVKILFQQGDWAYVVDSSSNEGFIPSSCCSIINASIDSNSKSSTSGYEDSFEESDDGAGEGTTIPGDPHFPRKERTESNSVTYFPKRACGPQLMVLFDYTAKDENDVSVCRGEIVMLLNDQDQEWVWISTEDGEEGFVPRTFVVSHVCEACSQRLSLTNVAAQTSTSVNSSDVTPTSSCSIGGKSTSSYTDLASPTRSERTASLKGSRLIVLHNFESKSFDDLTVLPGEYVYANLKDQLIPGWIWAYSPKSHKSGFIPEDRVKEPVVTDI, from the exons ATGGCCTTCTTTTGCCCTTCTCAGTTATCACTtaaaaagaaag CATTGCCAGACAAGAAGCCTTACCCACCTGACACTTATCGGCCATCGATTCATGGAGGAGGAAAAGGAACATTGGTGTATCCTACGATTACAAAGTCTGCGATGAAAAATGGCTCGACAACAAACCACAGGCACGAAAAGCGAACCGTAAGGATAAAGGAGTCAGGATTCAAACAGGAATCTCTTATTGAGCGGAAAATTCGCACGGCTTCTTTCGCGAAGCCTGCAAACATTCGAGTTAAGGTCACGAAAAGTTACGAGCCAACTGACAAAGAGGAACTCAGGGTACGCAAAGGACACTGCGTGAAAATTCTATTTCAGCAAGGTGACTGGGCTTACGTTGTGGATTCATCTAGCAACGAAGGATTTATACCTTCCTCTTGTTGCTCAATCATTAACGCATCTATAGATTCTAATTCTAAGTCGAGTACTTCGGGTTACGAAGATAGTTTCGAGGAGAGCGACGATGGAGCTGGCGAAGGAACCACGATTCCTGGCGATCCTCATTTTCCGAGGAAAGAGAGAACCGAAAGTAATTCAGTGACTTATTTTCCGAAGCGAGCTTGCGGTCCACAACTTATGGTTCTGTTTGACTACACAGCCAAGGATGAAAATGACGTGAGCGTATGTCGTGGGGAAATAGTTATGCTCCTAAACGATCAAGACCAAGAATGGGTTTGGATATCAACGGAGGATGGCGAAGAGGGTTTCGTGCCAAGAACATTTGTTGTATCACACGTGTGTGAAG CTTGTAGTCAGCGGTTGTCATTAACAAACGTTGCTGCTCAAACTTCGACAAGCGTAAACTCTTCTGACGTCACACCAACAAGCTCGTGTTCAATCGGCGGGAAATCTACTTCGTCATACACAGATCTGGCGTCGCCGACACGGAGCGAAAGGACAGCTTCTTTAAAAGGATCGCGATTGATAGTGCTTCATAACTTTGAAAGCAAGTCTTTTGACGATTTAACGGTTCTACCAGGGGAATACGTTTATGCCAATCTCAAAGATCAACTTATTCCCGGGTGGATCTGGGCGTACTCCCCTAAAAGCCATAAATCTGGATTTATTCCCGAAGATCGCGTCAAAGAACCCGTTGTGACAGATATATGA